In one Candidatus Nealsonbacteria bacterium genomic region, the following are encoded:
- a CDS encoding phosphopantetheine adenylyltransferase has product MILTYINFSDKEDAKDVAADLVASGLVYSVDILPAETIYAIEGRVAEEKSYSLMFYAEKNDLKKIDEYLDEMTKCDCCCEPTVVVGGTFDHFHRGHEELLKTAFSLGDVSVGLTSDKMAKERKGRTVEPFLERKKTIESFAKNFRMQVDIRKIEDEFGFAVDEDFDYIVVSKETKDGAIKINKERKKKGVDPIEPVTVKLLLAEDKKPISSTRIANKEIDRDGKLIK; this is encoded by the coding sequence ATGATATTAACATATATTAATTTCTCGGACAAAGAAGATGCTAAAGATGTTGCAGCGGACCTTGTGGCAAGCGGTTTAGTTTATTCTGTCGATATACTCCCGGCTGAAACTATTTATGCCATAGAGGGCAGGGTAGCAGAAGAAAAATCATACTCTCTTATGTTTTATGCTGAAAAGAATGATTTAAAGAAAATAGACGAATACCTAGATGAAATGACTAAATGTGATTGTTGCTGTGAACCAACAGTAGTCGTGGGTGGAACTTTTGACCACTTTCATAGAGGCCATGAAGAATTACTTAAGACAGCTTTTTCTTTAGGTGATGTTAGTGTAGGACTTACATCTGACAAAATGGCTAAAGAAAGAAAGGGGAGGACAGTAGAGCCTTTTCTAGAAAGAAAAAAGACAATAGAGTCTTTTGCTAAAAATTTCAGAATGCAAGTGGATATTAGGAAAATAGAGGATGAGTTTGGTTTTGCAGTAGATGAGGATTTTGATTATATTGTCGTTTCTAAAGAAACTAAAGATGGAGCAATAAAAATTAACAAAGAGAGAAAGAAAAAAGGTGTAGATCCAATTGAACCTGTGACCGTAAAGCTTCTTTTGGCAGAGGACAAAAAACCAATATCTTCAACTAGAATAGCAAATAAGGAAATTGATAGAGATGGAAAGCTTATTAAATAA
- a CDS encoding RelA/SpoT family protein: MESVKEIINSTNPLFEKDIDLISRAFNFSKKMHEGQVRLSGEPYFLHPYETAKILADLKMSPVTICAGLLHDVIEDGKATEEDIEKEFGAEILFLVQGVTKLGKLKYRGVKRHNESLRKLFIAVSQDIRVIIIKLADRLHNMSTLEHIPDYKRARIATETLEIYVPIAYRLGIRKLHRELEDGVFPFVYPKEYKKTSELYREKSREDDQKLSKFQRSVKKGLAKNGITEFTVNYRIKTLYSLYNKLLRKDWNIDKIYDISALCIILPDVKDCYKVLGVIHGTWRPLPGRIKDYIAFPKPNGYQALHTTIFTGYGNVVEIQIKTTEMHREAEYGIASHLLYKGGLNNKLGSNFLWIKRLLPFKNGFEKHKKTKEINFDDVPAWIKELVEYQKIVEGQGNLTEELKDDFFQQRIFVFTPKGDVIDLPIDSSPIDFAYSIHSEVGNHTAGVKVNGKMVSLDSPLKNGDIVEIITKKSSKPSRKWLNYIKTATAKKNIKAAIYESK, translated from the coding sequence ATGGAAAGCGTAAAAGAAATAATTAATTCAACAAATCCCCTCTTCGAAAAAGACATTGATTTAATATCAAGAGCTTTTAATTTTTCTAAAAAAATGCATGAAGGACAGGTCAGGTTATCTGGAGAGCCGTATTTTCTTCATCCTTATGAAACAGCTAAAATTCTTGCCGATCTTAAAATGAGCCCGGTAACTATATGTGCAGGGTTATTACATGATGTTATTGAAGATGGTAAAGCAACGGAAGAGGATATTGAAAAAGAGTTTGGAGCTGAAATACTTTTCCTGGTCCAAGGAGTGACTAAGCTGGGTAAGTTAAAGTATAGAGGTGTAAAAAGACATAATGAAAGTTTAAGAAAATTATTTATTGCCGTTTCTCAAGATATTAGAGTAATTATCATTAAGTTAGCTGATAGACTCCATAATATGAGTACCTTGGAACACATCCCCGATTATAAGCGAGCAAGAATAGCGACAGAAACATTAGAAATATATGTCCCTATTGCCTACAGACTGGGTATTAGAAAATTGCATAGAGAATTAGAAGACGGAGTTTTCCCTTTTGTTTATCCAAAAGAATATAAAAAAACCAGCGAACTTTATCGAGAAAAAAGTAGAGAAGATGATCAAAAATTAAGCAAGTTTCAAAGGTCAGTAAAAAAGGGGTTGGCAAAAAATGGCATTACTGAATTTACTGTCAATTACAGGATAAAGACGCTTTACAGTCTTTACAATAAATTACTTAGAAAAGATTGGAATATAGATAAAATTTATGATATCTCCGCTTTATGTATAATACTGCCAGATGTTAAGGATTGTTATAAAGTTCTAGGGGTCATACATGGCACTTGGAGGCCATTACCAGGTAGAATTAAGGATTATATTGCCTTTCCCAAACCAAACGGCTATCAAGCTCTTCATACAACCATATTCACTGGCTATGGCAATGTAGTAGAAATACAAATAAAGACGACTGAAATGCACAGAGAAGCTGAGTATGGAATTGCTTCACATCTTTTATATAAGGGCGGTCTTAATAATAAACTAGGATCTAATTTCTTATGGATTAAAAGATTGCTTCCATTTAAAAATGGTTTTGAGAAGCATAAAAAAACCAAAGAGATAAATTTTGATGATGTACCCGCCTGGATAAAAGAATTAGTAGAATATCAAAAAATAGTAGAGGGACAAGGAAATCTTACCGAAGAACTTAAAGATGATTTCTTTCAACAAAGAATATTTGTTTTTACTCCCAAAGGAGATGTTATTGACTTACCAATTGATTCTAGTCCAATTGACTTTGCATACTCTATCCATTCAGAGGTGGGAAACCATACTGCAGGAGTAAAGGTTAATGGGAAAATGGTTTCCCTAGATAGCCCGCTTAAGAATGGTGACATCGTTGAAATAATTACCAAGAAAAGTAGTAAGCCGAGTAGAAAATGGTTGAATTATATAAAAACAGCTACAGCAAAAAAAAACATAAAAGCTGCTATTTACGAATCCAAGTAA
- a CDS encoding histidine phosphatase family protein has translation MKVYFARHGETGFNTKKLFQNKDISLTEKGESQANLLADRFLKIPIDVILCSTCKRAEQTAEIINKKLDKEIVYSDYLAEKKWPDEIIGKEFRGPEYLKFKEFFIKNLNDPDCHYSNEENFFDFRERVFLFFDFLDKRREEDILVVSHGGTIKMIICLMMLGKDFGPDIYFKVIEFFRIYNTGITLCEKNEENKWHLMTWNDHAHLG, from the coding sequence ATGAAGGTATATTTTGCCAGACACGGAGAAACTGGGTTCAATACAAAGAAACTATTCCAAAACAAAGATATTTCTCTTACAGAAAAAGGGGAGTCGCAAGCTAATCTTTTGGCGGATAGGTTTTTAAAGATTCCAATAGATGTAATTCTGTGCAGTACATGCAAAAGGGCAGAACAAACTGCTGAAATTATAAATAAAAAGTTAGACAAGGAGATAGTTTACAGTGATTATCTAGCAGAAAAAAAGTGGCCGGATGAAATAATAGGAAAAGAATTTAGAGGTCCCGAGTATTTGAAATTTAAAGAATTCTTTATAAAGAATTTAAATGATCCGGACTGTCATTATTCAAACGAAGAAAACTTTTTTGATTTTCGTGAAAGAGTTTTTTTGTTTTTCGATTTCTTAGATAAAAGGAGAGAAGAAGATATTTTAGTTGTTTCCCACGGAGGAACAATCAAGATGATAATTTGTTTAATGATGCTTGGAAAAGATTTTGGACCAGATATTTATTTCAAAGTCATTGAGTTCTTTAGGATATATAATACGGGAATTACTCTTTGCGAGAAGAATGAGGAAAACAAATGGCACCTAATGACATGGAACGACCATGCTCACTTGGGCTAG